From the Nostoc sp. PCC 7107 genome, the window ACCAACCATACTGCCAACTAAAGCGCCCAAAAGCGGATTTTTGGGCATTTTTTCGACTAATTTGCGCTCATCAACAAAAAATAGCAGCAAACTAGAGAATAAAACCCCTAGGAGCAAAAACGGCATCGCTTCGACTAGCAGACTCAGAAATATCGTGAAACCATTGCTCAGTTGATTCATGGGTGTCGCAGTCAAAAGCGGTTTAAAGTTTTGAAGTTATGTCTAGTCATTCTATCGAAATGGTGATCAAAATCATGTACGGGTAATTAAACATCATTGACACAACCAGAACATGTTTAATTCGTAGTCTTGCTTAAGCGCTAAATAGCGCCCGTTAGTTTTAGTATAGTCATTTTACATGAGTGCATTTACTGATGATTGCGATTTTGAAGATTGTCTGATTTCCGAAATAGTTCCGAATTATCGGTTGATGGGTATAAGACTAGGTGACGTTTAATTACCTAATGTTTATACTTACTGTAAATTAGCTGATTTTTGTGTTATCTTCCACGCATTTTCATCAAGTATTTACAGAGTTTAAACATTTGGGGATCGCTTCTAGTTGCTGATATCCGTGTTTTAACTTACTTTTGGTAAATTAGCGATTAGTCGTGGTTGATTTCTACTCCAGAAACTAGCAAACGGCAATACCAATTTGGAATATTTTTAGTAAAAATTATGTATAGCGCTAATTCTCAAAAAGACTCCAAGTATTTTCACGGCTACTACTGCCTAAAATCTGGCAAATTATCATTTTTGTTATTATTAGTTAATATTTTGATGAATTAAGTTGTTTAAATTATTCATCTGTTAATAAAATAAAGATTCAAGTCGAAATTTACACATAAAAATAATGTGTGAGGTTATCAATTTGCCATTTATCAACTTTTTCTGTCTGTTTAACTTGCACCATATAGTGATATTTAGTGCTGAAGAGTTACTCAGTAGACTTTAAAATACCAGCATTTTATTTATTAATTACTCTTTAAAATTTATATATATCAGGGTTGCCAGTGTCATCAGAATTCACTTCTTTAATCTCACAACCAGTTTTATCTATTGCCAGCCATAACTACCTCAGTTTAGAGTCAAATCTCCAAGAACTGCCAATGTACGACTTTGGTGTAGATATTAGTTGTACATGTATTGAATTAGCCAATTATTTGGAAAAATACCCACAATTACCAGGAGTGGTGTTGATAGAAAGAGGAAAATTCTTGGGAATGATTTCTCGCCGCAGAATACTAGAATTTTTCATTCGTCCATTCGGACAAGAGTTATTTGCTAAAGCTAATTTACGCGAGCTTTACAGCTATGCACGCACAGAAATTTTACTGTTACCAGAGACAACAACAATCTTAACAGCAATGCAGCATACACTCAAGCGATCGCCTGAACTTTTTCCTGAACCTATTGTTGTGCAAACAGAGACAAATACTTACAAATTATTAGATATTCATGATTTGAATCTAGCTGCTTGGCAAATTCGGGGAATTGAAACTCAGGTACGCTACGAACGTAGCCAAGCACAAATGATTCAAAATGATAAAATGGCACGCTTAGGGCGTTTAGTTGATGGCGTAGCTCACGAAATTTTAGACCCTGTAGGATTTATTTGGGGAAATTTAACTTATATATCTAAATATAGTCAAGATTTACTCAAGTTAATAGCAGCTTACGCTGAAGATTTACCCCAAAGTTCCGCCACCATTAATTACCTTAAAGAAGAAATTGAATTTGATTTTTTAGAAGAAGATTTAGCTAAAGCTTTGACAAGCGCCCACACTGGCGCAGAAAGATTAAAAAAACTCGTCACAAGTTTACAAAATTTCTGTCATATTGATGAAATTTATCCCAAACCAGTAGATATTAATGCTTGTATAGATGGGATTATTCTCCTGCTGAAAAGTCGCTTAAAAGGAGAGATCGAGATTGTGAAAAAATATGGTAAAGTCCCCCCAGTTTCTTGTTTTATGGGGCAATTACACCAAGTCTTAATGAATATTTTTAGTCAAACTGTGGATGGTTTATTAGATGAAGCAGTGAGACAGCAGTTTCAACAAGAGAGTTGTCATAACAGCAACCAACCTCAAATTGTCATTACTACAGCAGTTATTTCACAAACAGCAAACCAACCAAATGTGCCAGATTCTCGTTGGGTTTGCATTAGCATTGTTGACAATAGTCCTGGAATGTCGGAAGAATCTCAAAAACAAATTTTGGATTCTTTCTCTACTGATAAACGGGCTGATATAGAAACTAGTTTAGGTGTTAGTTACCGAATTATTACAGCTAGACATGGTGGTAAATTAGATTTCCGTTCTCAGGTGGGTGTAGGCTCAGAATTTAAAATACTTTTGCCTTTGGTGTAAAGTTATGAGTATCATGCAGTGTGCAATTTTCTTTCAAACCTAACCCCCAACCCTTTCCTTATCTTCGCGCAGCAAAGACAGAGAAGGGGAGTAATACTCAAAGTCTCTAACGCCACTTGCTACAGCACGGGAAACCCGCGCAACGCAGTTACTCTTCCTGGTAAGGGAGAAGTTTTAAGAATAAGTTGCACATCGCGTAAATGTGCTACGGAAGAATATGTCAAATTTATCAGGCTAGAAAAAATTCAGGACTTACGCAAAAATTCCCAAAAAGCTTAATTTATCGTAGACTAGAAGCGGCTTTCCGAAGGGTACCGCTAAGTAGCTAAGAAATCATAGACTCTGCGTAAGTCCTAAAATTAATGCTGCAATATCAGGAATTTAAACTTCCAGTATTTTTATAAAAATGCAATATGCCAAAATCCAAAAATTGACCATTGGATTGTTCACCAGTCGGAAATGCGGTAACACCAAAGAAATAAACACCTTCTCTTTGAGGATTTTGTTCTGGGTACAAAGCAATAGTAATTTGTGTACCAGGATTTACTGGCGGGTCAAAAGTAATTGATACTGTCCTAGTGTTTTGGTCTTTGCTAATATCTCTTAAACTTAGCTTCTTTCCTTTCTCAGAACGTGTTCCTTCAAAAGCTGCAATGTTTTTGAGTTGAAAGTTGATGTCATCTAAACCTTCATGCTGGTTAATCGTAATTTTTTGCAACGTTGTTCCAGCTTCTTTTGGTACTTGAATTGTAAAGTAATAAGTTGCTCCTAGGGTATTGACTTGATTGTAAGTGCTTACTACTTCGACTAAGCGCGGGTGTTGGACAAAAGAGATTCTGTTTGGCAAAGCAGATGGTACTGGAGTATGTACCAGCTTGTCTTTCGGTGATGTAAGACGAGGTGATGGTGCTGGAGTAGGTGGCGGCTCGTTCGGTGATGTCACACGAGATGATGGAATTGACGATGAGTTGATTTTTGCTGGTGTAATCTGTGGTGATGAGGTAGTGACTGGTGGTTGATTCAGAGATGGCTGAGGTTTAGCAACTGAAGTTATCAAATTATTTCTATTACTATCATTTGTCTGATTGAAGGCAAAAGAACCTACTAAAGAAGAAGATTCCCAAGGCGTTTGTTTTCCACCAGTTGTTTTGAGTACCTCAGTCCGCACTTGTTTAAACATTTGCTCCACATCTAAGCTGGGAGTTTTCATATGGCGTAGTAAAGCTGTAGTGTAGGGGCTATTGCGCCCATCTCCATCTAGGGCAACTTTTCCGGGTGCAGTAGCATAAGCAATAAGCGTACCTTTAACGGCTTGTGTTGGTGCAGCTAAACCACGCTGTAAAGAACGCCATTGACGACTAGCAAAGGGATTATTCCGGCAAGCATCTAAAATAATAAAATTGGCATCGTTAGCCGCATCTTCCATAACATTTAGCACTTTGCCCACAGGCATTGCTTCATAACGTACATCCTGTTCTCGTTTCAGCCGAGCATTTACGGGTATTAAGTAATTTTCTCCGTCTACTTGGATTCCGTGGCCTGCGAAGTAAAATAGTCCTACTCCTCCTTGACGCAAGTGGCGATTAAAGTTCTCAATAGCTTCTTCCATCTGCCGTAAATTTGCATCTTTGAGTAGTATGGTCTTAAATCCTAATTGTTCTAAGGATTTAGCAATATCTGTGGCATCATTGACAGGATTCGCTAAGGTATCCGTCAATTTATAATTGGCGTTACCAATAATCAGCGCCGTGCGTTGTTGACGTTGAACAAGGACTGGATTTTGGGCAATAGCTTTGCCTGCGATCGCTACACTTTCTCCTATCTTTGGGTGAGTTAAACTAAACGTTAATGGCCACAATAGTGCCGCAGTTCCTAACAATAGTTGCCATTTTTGCCACAACATTTTGTTACTTCTCACTCAATATCTATATAAAAATTAAAATTTGATTATCTAATCTAAATTTTAATTCATTGTACTCCTATTCCATTGTTAGATTACCTAAATTTTTTTAACTAACCGCAAAGAACGAAAAGATTTTAGGATAGGCATGATCATGCCCATCCTCACTAATATGTTGTTAATTTATCAGTTTGCTTGTAACAAAGTT encodes:
- a CDS encoding DUF2808 domain-containing protein → MLWQKWQLLLGTAALLWPLTFSLTHPKIGESVAIAGKAIAQNPVLVQRQQRTALIIGNANYKLTDTLANPVNDATDIAKSLEQLGFKTILLKDANLRQMEEAIENFNRHLRQGGVGLFYFAGHGIQVDGENYLIPVNARLKREQDVRYEAMPVGKVLNVMEDAANDANFIILDACRNNPFASRQWRSLQRGLAAPTQAVKGTLIAYATAPGKVALDGDGRNSPYTTALLRHMKTPSLDVEQMFKQVRTEVLKTTGGKQTPWESSSLVGSFAFNQTNDSNRNNLITSVAKPQPSLNQPPVTTSSPQITPAKINSSSIPSSRVTSPNEPPPTPAPSPRLTSPKDKLVHTPVPSALPNRISFVQHPRLVEVVSTYNQVNTLGATYYFTIQVPKEAGTTLQKITINQHEGLDDINFQLKNIAAFEGTRSEKGKKLSLRDISKDQNTRTVSITFDPPVNPGTQITIALYPEQNPQREGVYFFGVTAFPTGEQSNGQFLDFGILHFYKNTGSLNS
- a CDS encoding sensor histidine kinase translates to MSSEFTSLISQPVLSIASHNYLSLESNLQELPMYDFGVDISCTCIELANYLEKYPQLPGVVLIERGKFLGMISRRRILEFFIRPFGQELFAKANLRELYSYARTEILLLPETTTILTAMQHTLKRSPELFPEPIVVQTETNTYKLLDIHDLNLAAWQIRGIETQVRYERSQAQMIQNDKMARLGRLVDGVAHEILDPVGFIWGNLTYISKYSQDLLKLIAAYAEDLPQSSATINYLKEEIEFDFLEEDLAKALTSAHTGAERLKKLVTSLQNFCHIDEIYPKPVDINACIDGIILLLKSRLKGEIEIVKKYGKVPPVSCFMGQLHQVLMNIFSQTVDGLLDEAVRQQFQQESCHNSNQPQIVITTAVISQTANQPNVPDSRWVCISIVDNSPGMSEESQKQILDSFSTDKRADIETSLGVSYRIITARHGGKLDFRSQVGVGSEFKILLPLV